A portion of the Archocentrus centrarchus isolate MPI-CPG fArcCen1 chromosome 19, fArcCen1, whole genome shotgun sequence genome contains these proteins:
- the LOC115798606 gene encoding cardiac-enriched FHL2-interacting protein, giving the protein MTNAFSESLGSTCSGNESQTGLPKPPAVLPKSEKAVLKAIKLANRRMKKEEAQKSSHRSSQSSSKHRAERHNAEKSEHRSTSGNKNGRSSEKKHRGKTEDDHIGSPHSKNSSSQSEQLLNTNENRHHNKTEIKPETQSQDHESPESNNQRREALPCIASERQGRSSSRRIRDKTEQRHYSSDRVISNVPVYKAHVSEKQVLDRPLHRTQSIDRYLGDKAEHGLGADTPVNEKLDPRTQRIEKSIMDEFQQRGRARDKAVRDNPLRRSHSIDAYAAEVPQPSSLSRQSSHTSQLSRQSSIEHSIVTQSFPMTQRKLLQDPDSGQYFFVDMPVQVKTKTFFDPEMGSYVQLPVQPPDGAVPKASPMEVLSPPLVVYHGFVPVCLSPMAPRATVQAPRVEPEDFEQRNIERSKQIYCRDAHPYLEPIYSQNEHMLGEFIGTEELDCPS; this is encoded by the coding sequence ATGACGAACGCTTTCAGTGAAAGTTTGGGGTCCACCTGCAGTGGTAACGAAAGCCAAACGGGTCTGCCGAAGCCACCGGCTGTCTTACCTAAATCGGAAAAGGCGGTTCTTAAAGCGATCAAGCTGGCAAATAGAAGGATGAAGAAAGAGGAGGCCCAGAAGTCATCTCACAGGTcatctcagagcagcagcaaacacagagcagaaagACACAATGCTGAAAAGTCAGAGCACAGAAGCACCTCTGGTAATAAAAATGGCAGGAGCAGTGAGAAAaagcacagagggaaaactgAGGATGACCACATTGGAAGCCCCCAtagtaaaaacagcagcagtcagagtgAGCAGCTCCTGAACACGAATGAAAACCGCCACCACAACAAAACAGAGATCAAGCCTGAGACTCAGAGTCAGGACCACGAATCACCGGAAAGCAATAACCAGAGAAGAGAAGCCCTACCCTGCATCGCATCAGAAAGACAAggccgcagcagcagcagacgcATTCGAGATAAGACAGAGCAAAGACATTACAGCAGTGATAGGGTCATCAGCAACGTGCCTGTGTATAAAGCTCATGTTAGTGAAAAACAAGTGCTGGACAGGCCTTTGCACCGAACACAAAGCATCGACCGGTATTTAGGCGATAAAGCAGAGCACGGGCTCGGTGCTGATACGCCGGTCAACGAGAAGCTCGATCCCAGAACTCAGCGCATTGAGAAATCCATCATGGACGAGTTTCAGCAGAGAGGCCGAGCCAGAGACAAGGCCGTCAGAGACAACCCGCTGAGACGGAGTCACAGTATTGATGCGTATGCCGCTGAAGTACCTCAGCCTTCATCCCTGTCCCGCCAGTCGAGCCACACCAGCCAGCTTTCTCGACAATCTAGCATTGAGCATTCTATTGTTACGCAGTCCTTCCCTATGACCCAACGTAAGCTCCTCCAGGATCCGGACTCAGGGCAGTACTTTTTTGTAGACATGCCTGTACAAGTCAAGACGAAAACCTTCTTTGATCCTGAAATGGGAAGCTATGTGCAGCTGCCAGTTCAGCCACCAGATGGTGCAGTTCCTAAGGCATCTCCTATGGAGGTCTTGAGTCCTCCTTTGGTTGTTTACCATGGCTTTGTCCCAGTGTGTCTGTCGCCTATGGCTCCGAGAGCCACTGTTCAGGCGCCTCGCGTGGAACCAGAGGACTTTGAGCAGAGGAACATAGAAAGGTCAAAGCAAATATACTGTAGAGATGCACATCCATATTTGGAGCCTATCTACAGTCAGAATGAACACATGTTAGGGGAGTTCATAGGCACTGAGGAACTGGACTGTCCTAGTTAA